Proteins encoded together in one Nitrospirota bacterium window:
- the ilvB gene encoding biosynthetic-type acetolactate synthase large subunit yields MKITGAEILLKSLKKEGVKHIFGYPGGVVLNIFDLLYDDKDLNLILTRHEQGAIHAADGYARASGKVGVALVTSGPGATNTVTGIATASMDSIPLVVFSGQVPTMLIGNDAFQEADIVGITRPCTKYNYLVKDVGDLAHIVREAFHIASSGRPGPVLIDLPKDVTAGKAEFVWPESMDIRSYKPRYEGNKWMIQKAAALIAKATRPVIVAGGGVVLSGAHKELRELAQMTGIPVTMTLMGLGGFPGSHKLSLGMPGMHGTYYANKAIQESDLLVAVGMRFDDRVTGKTDSFAPHAKIVHIDIDPTSIRKNIRVDIPVVGDVKRVLTQLNKVLKDEKKEQWAAVKKKWLAQIEAWKKERPLSYEASDKVIKPQFVVQKIYELTRGDAVITTEVGQNQMWAAQFYKFDKPRQWLTSGGLGTMGYGFPAAIGAQMAVPEKLVIDIAGDGSIQMNIQELATAVVNNLPVKVAILNNRYLGMVRQWQELFFQERYSHTSLDVTPDFVKVAEAYGAVGLRAEKPSEVEPVLKEAFSTRKPVVMDFVVDWTEKVYPMVPAGAPIDHMLFPEEEKPEKKKLRAVK; encoded by the coding sequence ATGAAGATAACGGGCGCAGAGATTCTGCTTAAGAGCCTGAAGAAGGAGGGGGTGAAGCACATCTTCGGATACCCCGGGGGCGTGGTGCTGAACATCTTCGACCTCCTCTATGACGATAAAGACCTCAACCTCATCCTTACCCGCCACGAGCAGGGAGCCATACACGCAGCGGACGGCTATGCCCGGGCCTCGGGGAAGGTGGGCGTGGCGTTGGTGACCTCGGGCCCCGGGGCGACCAACACGGTGACGGGAATCGCCACGGCCTCCATGGACTCCATCCCCCTGGTGGTCTTCTCCGGGCAGGTACCCACCATGCTCATCGGCAACGACGCCTTCCAGGAGGCCGACATCGTGGGCATTACCCGGCCGTGCACGAAGTACAACTACCTGGTCAAGGACGTTGGGGACTTGGCCCACATCGTCCGGGAGGCCTTCCATATCGCCTCCTCGGGGCGGCCCGGCCCGGTGCTCATCGACCTGCCCAAGGACGTTACGGCGGGGAAGGCCGAGTTCGTCTGGCCCGAGTCGATGGACATACGCAGCTACAAGCCCCGGTACGAGGGCAACAAATGGATGATACAGAAGGCGGCCGCCCTCATCGCCAAGGCCACCCGGCCGGTCATCGTGGCCGGAGGAGGAGTGGTCCTCTCGGGGGCGCACAAGGAGCTCCGGGAGCTGGCCCAGATGACGGGCATCCCGGTGACGATGACCCTCATGGGCCTGGGCGGTTTTCCGGGCAGCCACAAGCTCTCCCTGGGGATGCCGGGGATGCACGGCACCTATTACGCCAACAAGGCCATCCAGGAGTCGGACCTCCTCGTCGCCGTCGGCATGCGGTTTGACGACAGGGTGACGGGCAAGACCGACTCTTTCGCGCCCCATGCGAAGATCGTCCACATCGACATCGACCCCACCTCCATACGGAAGAACATACGGGTGGACATCCCGGTGGTGGGGGACGTCAAGCGCGTGCTCACGCAGTTGAACAAGGTGCTCAAGGACGAGAAGAAGGAGCAGTGGGCGGCCGTCAAGAAGAAGTGGCTCGCCCAGATAGAGGCGTGGAAAAAGGAGCGGCCCCTCTCCTACGAGGCCAGCGACAAGGTCATCAAGCCCCAGTTCGTCGTGCAGAAGATATACGAGCTCACCCGGGGCGACGCCGTCATCACCACCGAGGTGGGACAGAACCAGATGTGGGCCGCCCAGTTCTACAAGTTCGACAAGCCCCGGCAGTGGCTGACTTCCGGGGGGCTGGGGACGATGGGATACGGCTTCCCGGCGGCCATCGGGGCGCAGATGGCCGTGCCCGAGAAGCTGGTCATCGACATAGCCGGAGACGGAAGCATCCAGATGAACATCCAGGAGCTGGCCACGGCGGTGGTCAACAACCTGCCGGTGAAGGTGGCCATCCTGAACAACCGCTACCTGGGGATGGTCAGGCAGTGGCAGGAGCTGTTCTTCCAGGAGCGTTACTCCCACACCAGCCTCGACGTCACCCCGGACTTCGTGAAGGTGGCCGAGGCGTACGGGGCCGTGGGCCTTAGGGCCGAGAAGCCCTCGGAGGTGGAGCCCGTCCTCAAGGAGGCCTTCTCCACCAGAAAGCCGGTCGTCATGGACTTCGTGGTCGACTGGACGGAGAAGGTCTACCCCATGGTGCCCGCGGGGGCGCCCATCGACCACATGCTGTTTCCCGAGGAGGAGAAACCCGAGAAGAAGAAACTGAGGGCGGTGAAATGA
- a CDS encoding HD domain-containing protein, whose translation MLDSDLRDFRRWFSRYVRSFVPRSEEERRNFLLKERHTREVLRNAERIAREEGLSREKARVAAAAALLHDVGRFPQLARYGTFRDASSVNHGLLGARVIEEEGLLAGLPEAERDVILAVVRYHNAFRVPDLGRPEAELCLRLIRDADKLDIWRVFSEWHDTPPGERSAAANLGLSPKDACTDAVLDAVKEGRIPSIDICRTGKDYVLVQLSWVHDLTFRTSFRILLKRDVLGRLGRVLPDGPAVREALERLAAYVKVRAAGP comes from the coding sequence ATGCTCGATAGCGACCTGCGCGACTTCCGCCGGTGGTTTTCCCGATACGTCCGCTCCTTCGTCCCGCGGTCCGAGGAGGAGCGGCGGAATTTCCTTCTGAAGGAGCGGCACACCCGGGAGGTGCTTCGGAACGCCGAGCGCATTGCTCGCGAAGAGGGCCTCTCCCGGGAGAAGGCCCGGGTGGCGGCCGCCGCGGCGCTTCTTCACGACGTGGGGCGTTTCCCCCAGCTCGCCCGCTACGGAACGTTCCGGGACGCCTCTTCCGTGAACCACGGCCTCCTCGGGGCCAGGGTCATCGAGGAGGAGGGGCTCCTGGCGGGGCTTCCCGAGGCCGAGAGGGATGTCATCCTGGCCGTGGTGCGGTATCACAACGCCTTCCGGGTGCCGGACCTCGGGCGGCCGGAGGCGGAGCTTTGCTTGAGGCTCATCCGGGACGCGGACAAGCTGGACATCTGGCGCGTCTTCTCCGAATGGCACGACACCCCGCCCGGGGAGCGCTCGGCGGCCGCCAATCTGGGGCTCAGCCCCAAGGACGCCTGTACGGACGCGGTGCTGGACGCCGTCAAGGAAGGACGCATACCTTCGATAGACATCTGCCGTACCGGGAAGGACTATGTCCTTGTGCAGCTTTCCTGGGTCCATGACCTCACTTTCCGGACGAGCTTCCGCATCCTGCTCAAGCGCGACGTCCTGGGCCGTCTGGGCCGGGTGCTGCCGGATGGGCCGGCGGTGCGGGAGGCCCTCGAGCGCCTGGCCGCGTACGTCAAGGTGAGGGCAGCCGGGCCGTAA